The Trichoderma atroviride chromosome 5, complete sequence genome contains a region encoding:
- a CDS encoding uncharacterized protein (EggNog:ENOG41~MEROPS:MER0215827), with product MTDVATRPNPPLRNDEDAINDAVTRQQQPLPSSASTANIDSSSAIHHEAIEIDAAALSTASAGESDLDDDDNVADPVDTVSITISHRGQKLPFELDADNTVMDLFCEIEAVLEIPIQNIKVMVPKGPFIKYPFKDPEYSVKNLAGKTISVMGSTATDVQAVQTMCHKLHKIKAAREAQRSKAKSKTTRRRTAASPEDLKYTFMQVRPLGGLPNPERSLKLLMRLKEDPGIKAAMKKHKFTVALLTEMEPLAHTESTHEGTTRILGLNRNQGEVIELRLRTDAHDGYRDYKTIRKTLCHELTHNVHGPHDRQFWDLCHQIEREVDAADWKTGGQTIGESSRYHISGQDEEEDVHEDDGGWTGGEFVLGGSKMSSAGLSRREILAQAALERQRKEAEEEATAVEAVEKGWRPCQRPQPPNNDRNL from the coding sequence ATGACTGATGTCGCAACTCGTCCCAACCCTCCTCTGCGAAACGACGAAGACGCCATCAACGATGCAGTAAcgagacagcagcagcctctgccatcatcggcatcaacagcaaacatcgatagcagcagcgctaTTCACCATGAAGCGATCGAGATAGACGCCGCAGCGCTGTCAACAGCCTCAGCGGGCGAGTCGGacctggacgacgacgacaatgtCGCCGACCCCGTCGATACCGtcagcatcaccatctcGCATCGCGGCCAGAAGCTGCCCTTTGAGCTGGACGCCGACAACACCGTCATGGACCTGTTCTGCGAGATCGAAGCCGTCCTCGAGATTCCCATCCAGAACATTAAGGTCATGGTGCCCAAGGGCCCCTTTATCAAGTACCCCTTCAAAGACCCTGAGTATTCGGTAAAGAACCTCGCCGGCAAGACAATCTCCGTCATGGGATCAACCGCAACCGACGTCCAGGCCGTGCAGACCATGTGCCACAAGCTGCACAAAATCAAGGCCGCCCGCGAGGCCCAGCgatccaaggccaagtcaaAGACGACCCGGCGTCGCACAGCCGCATCGCCAGAAGATCTCAAATACACCTTTATGCAGGTTCGGCCGCTGGGCGGGCTGCCTAATCCAGAGCGCagcctgaagctgctgatgcGCCTCAAGGAGGATCCGGGCATCAAGGCAGCCATGAAGAAGCACAAGTTCACCGTGGCGCTGCTGACGGAGATGGAGCCGCTGGCACATACCGAGTCGACGCACGAGGGTACGACGCGCATCCTGGGCCTGAACCGCAACCAGGGCGAAGTGATTGAGCTGCGTCTGAGAACAGATGCGCACGACGGATACCGTGACTACAAGACGATTCGCAAGACTCTGTGTCACGAGCTCACGCACAACGTCCATGGACCCCATGACCGACAGTTTTGGGATCTTTGCCACCAGATTGAGCGCGAGGTCGACGCAGCCGACTGGAAGACTGGCGGCCAGACAATCGGCGAGTCATCGCGCTACCACATCTCAGgccaggatgaagaggaagacgtgcatgaagacgacggcggcTGGACAGGCGGCGAGTTTGTGCTGGGCGGCAGCAAGATGAGCAGCGCGGGCCTCAGCCGACGAGAAATCCTGGCGCAGGCGGCACTGGAGAGACAGCGaaaggaggcagaggaggaggcgacTGCGGTGGAAGCGGTGGAAAAGGGATGGCGGCCGTGCCAGAGACCACAGCCACCGAACAATGATCGTAACTTGTGA
- a CDS encoding uncharacterized protein (BUSCO:EOG092D44X0), producing MDGDAPENVEKQVAPEIGPSDAVPEPIAPAADLSKLPTRKDVSLREFLNKIDDYAPIIPDAVTHYYMTKAGLPPPPQTDPRLARLLALATQKFIADVAADAYQYSRIRASSNTNNPMGTLGAAAGFPIPGQQSGQPNSKEQGKGGPLGIQRPGFGGGGQGGSQNRTVLTMEDLGMAVGEYGVNVKRSEFYR from the exons ATGGACGGCGACGCACCCGAAAATGTCGAAAAGCAGGTTGCCCCAGAAATTGGGCCGAGCGACGCTGTCCCTGAGCCCATTGCCCCGGCAGCAGATCTGAGCAAGCTGCCTACGCGAAAGGACGTTTCTCTTCGCGAATTCCTCAATAAGATTGACGATTATGCTCCTATC ATTCCCGACGCAGTGACGCACTACTACATGACCAAAGCCGGtcttcctccaccaccgCAAACCGACCCTCGTCTCGCTCGTCTCCTCGCGCTCGCCACGCAAAAGTTCATTGCAGACGTCGCGGCCGACGCGTACCAGTACAGCCGCATCCGCGCGTCAAGTAACACCAATAACCCGATGGGCACGTTGGGCGCGGCAGCGGGTTTCCCCATCCCGGGACAGCAGTCGGGTCAGCCGAACAGCAAGGAGCAGGGCAAGGGAGGGCCGTTGGGAATTCAGCGACCTGGgtttggcggtggtggacAGGGAGGAAGCCAGAACCGGACGGTGTTGACGATGGAGGATCTGGGTATGGCGGTTGGGGAGTATGGAGTCAACGTCAAGAGAAGCGAGTTTTACCGATGA
- a CDS encoding mitochondrial 37S ribosomal protein uS19m (EggNog:ENOG41) has product MQPTRVLLKRSVWKGPNLVPLSIVWPKGPNDKVPPVRTQARSATILPNFVGLKFEIHNGKDYLQVQITEDMVGHKLGEFAPTRKPNIWDRK; this is encoded by the exons ATGCAGCCCACAAGAGTGCTGTTAAAGCGCTCCGTTTGGAAGG GCCCAAACCTCGTCCC TCTCTCCATCGTCTGGCCCAAAGGCCCCAACGACAAGGTCCCTCCCGTCCGAACACAAGCCCGCTCGGCGACTATCCTGCCCAACTTTGTTGGCCTAAAGTTTGAGATTCACAATGGCAAGGACTATCTGCAGGTGCAGATAACGGAAGACATGGTGGGGCACAAGCTGGGTGAATTTGCGCC AACACGGAAACCGAATATTTGGGACAGGAAATAG
- a CDS encoding putative secondary metabolism biosynthetic enzyme (EggNog:ENOG41~antiSMASH:Cluster_5.1~SMCOG1001:short-chain dehydrogenase/reductase SDR), producing the protein MPYSLKGRNVLVTGGSRGLGALICKKFAEEGANVAINYISNSAAAEKLADTLTKDYSSKTFVIQGDAEKREDNVRVVQETVKNLGGLDIIIANAGWTKLSKFGDLHALNDDEWNKCWAVNVMSHLQLMQEAAPIFNANPEGGVYLITSSIAGISNRGSSMAYSVTKAAGLQLMKNLALTQGPKIRVNAILPGLMLTEWGQRFGPEMIEKVKNASTLKRETDLDDTADVFIHAAKNTSMTGQEIVIDSGLVMGT; encoded by the exons ATGCCCTACTCACTGAAAGGAAGAAATGTTCTGGTCACCGGAGGCTCTAG AGGTCTTGGGGCCCTCATCTGTAAGAAGTTCGCTGAAGAAGGAGCCAATGTCGCGATCAATTATATCTCCaattcagcagcagctgaaaaaCTGGCCGACACTTTGACAAAGGATTATTCCAGCAAGACATTTGTCATCCAAGGC GACGCCGAAAAACGAGAAGACAATGTGCGCGTTGTTCAAGAAACAGTAAAAAATCTTGGCGGACTCGACATTATTATCGCAAATGCCGGATGGACTAAGCTGAGCAAGTTTGGCGATCTCCATGCCTTGAATGATGACGAGTGGAACAAG TGCTGGGCAGTCAATGTCATGTCTCACCTGCAACTCATGCAAGAAGCCGCGCCAATCTTCAATGCGAATCCCGAAGGAGGTGTCTATCTGATTACTTCTTCCATCGCA GGCATAAGCAATCGTGGTAGTAGCATGGCCTACTCTGTTACAAAGGCTGCTGGACTGCAGCTCATGAAGAACCTCGCATTAACACAAGGGCCCAAGATTCGAGTGAATGCTATTCTCCCTGGTCTTATGCTTACTGAATGG GGCCAACGTTTTGGGCCAGAAATGATTGAAAAGGTCAAAAACGCATCCACACTGAAGCGCGAG ACTGATCTCGACGACACTGCCGACGTCTTCATTCACGCGGCTAAGAATACGTCCATGACTGGCCAAGAGATTGTTATTG ATTCGGGCCTCGTTATGGGAACGTAA
- a CDS encoding uncharacterized protein (TransMembrane:7 (o6-22i34-51o63-83i95-113o119-139i151-169o181-202i)) has product MPLNIFRVAADFSHLASILILLRKMVQLNSCSGISFKSQGLYLLVYITRYLDLFSTESYYNIIFKILFISSQGYIIYLMTNAYKPTNDVNTDTFRVQYLLGAAAALALIFPYHYTPSEILWAFSIWLESVAILPQLFMLQRTGEAETITANYLFALGIYRALYIPNWIYRYIAEPKHKVDWIAIVAGIIQTILYSDFFYIYYNKVLKGKKFKLPV; this is encoded by the exons ATGCCGCTAAACATCTTTCGCGTCGCTG CGGATTTCTCGCATCTAGCGAGTATCCTCATCCTGCTGCGCAAGATGGTGCAGCTCAAC AGCTGTTCGGGCATCTCCTTCAAGTCGCAAGGACTGTATCTGCTGGTCTACATTACCAGATACCTTG ATCTCTTTTCGACGGAGAGCTACtacaacatcatcttcaagaTCCTCTTCATAAGCTCGCAGGGCTACATCATCTACCTCATGACCAACGCCTACAAGCCTACAAACGACGTCAACACCGACACATTCCGCGTCCAGTACCTCCTcggcgccgccgccgctctcgcCCTCATCTTTCCCTACCACTACACCCCGTCCGAGATCCTGtgggccttttccatctgGCTGGAGTCTGTGGCCATTCTCCCGCAGCTCTTTATGCTGCAGCGCACAGGCGAGGCCGAGACCATTACGGCCAACTATCTGTTTGCGCTCGGAATCTACCGCGCCCTCTACATCCCCAACTGGATCTACCGCTACATCGCCGAGCCCAAGCATAAGGTGGACTGGATTGCCATTGTCGCCGGTATTATCCAGACGATTCTCTACAGCGACTTTTTCTACATTTACTACAACAAAGttctcaagggcaagaagtTCAAGCTGCCTGTCTAA
- a CDS encoding uncharacterized protein (EggNog:ENOG41~antiSMASH:Cluster_5.1): MYDDKALLRSADIGVLVNTRKPHLPDGITLLSPDKIDHRSDEEIAAWLQKRHPVTSDKNIWTFWHSGFAQMRPWVQRNVINWVKRLGPDWTVHVVDRVDGSDTSIFNYIDTSLFPQTFIDGTMDGHKAHQGDLVRLPLLWKYGGLWMDAGLILLRHVDDICWKRIEDPESPCELSAVALMHLPDTYTPLNGFLATKRNNPFIKRWHDIYVALWHGVTNAAGFHKHPLLCHLPVFRLPKNVANMTPVEVNYEAFTDYVAHYMCCERLRKLSDPKDGFNGAEWYKEHMLLLNAREEMFYAQEISNWNAQHQFDLLSMPRSGDDVVVDTKWQEAEDFVTSVLANTSMVKLPHGPGKGGLALKMLADIWDDEENHSKDNEEGTFAAYLRYGSTHFDQTREVKKLDWQNPEEEVYTVGYLEPIKS, from the coding sequence ATGTATGACGATAAAGCACTTCTTCGGTCGGCGGACATCGGCGTGTTAGTGAACACTCGGAAACCACATCTTCCGGATGGAATTACACTTTTATCTCCGGACAAGATTGACCATCGCTCGGATGAAGAGATCGCAGCATGGCTTCAAAAGCGCCACCCCGTTACCTCTGACAAGAATATCTGGACATTTTGGCACTCTGGCTTCGCTCAAATGCGGCCATGGGTACAGCGAAATGTTATTAATTGGGTCAAAAGGCTGGGTCCCGATTGGACTGTCCACGTAGTGGACCGTGTTGATGGCTCGGATACGAGCATCTTCAACTACATTGATACCTCTCTCTTTCCGCAGACTTTCATTGATGGGACCATGGATGGACACAAGGCACACCAGGGTGACTTGGTGCGCTTGCCTCTGCTGTGGAAATATGGGGGCCTGTGGATGGACGCAGGCCTGATACTGCTGCGACACGTCGATGATATTTGCTGGAAGCGGATCGAGGATCCCGAGTCTCCTTGTGAACTGAGTGCGGTGGCTTTGATGCACTTGCCAGACACTTACACTCCATTAAACGGCTTTCTAGCCACCAAACGCAACAATCCCTTCATCAAACGATGGCACGATATATATGTCGCGCTTTGGCATGGAGTAACCAACGCAGCGGGGTTTCATAAACACCCACTTTTGTGTCATTTACCTGTATTTCGCCTTCCTAAAAATGTGGCCAATATGACACCCGTGGAGGTGAATTATGAAGCCTTCACCGACTACGTGGCCCATTACATGTGCTGTGAGCGACTGAGAAAGCTCAGCGACCCAAAGGATGGCTTCAACGGCGCAGAGTGGTATAAGGAACACATGCTCTTACTCAACGCCCGAGAGGAAATGTTTTACGCTCAAGAAATATCCAATTGGAACGCACAACACCAATTTGACCTTCTGTCGATGCCACGAtctggagatgatgttgttgtaGACACGAAATGGCAGGAGGCTGAGGATTTTGTAACATCGGTGCTGGCAAACACGTCTATGGTGAAGCTACCTCACGGGCCAGGTAAGGGCGgattggcgttgaagatgctggctGATATATGGGATGACGAAGAGAATCACAGTAAAGACAACGAAGAGGGAACTTTTGCCGCCTATTTGAGATATGGTTCTACGCATTTTGATCAGACCCGGGAGGTTAAGAAGCTTGATTGGCAGAAtccggaagaagaagtttaTACTGTCGGTTATCTGGAGCCTATAAAATcttaa
- a CDS encoding uncharacterized protein (TransMembrane:1 (o219-239i)) → MPEATASGADAGGTARHREHKQGNQGRTYTVDQKAAVLRIRKCNATAFYDILGLETVRSTCTDSDIKKAYRKQSLLTHPDKNGHEHADEAFKMVSRAFGILGDKEKREKFDKYGTDPDSRFESARAQNPFSGFGSRQAAAAGGGGWDDEMSPEEMFARFFGGGGGPFGGGGGPFGGGFGGPQFVFNFGGGPGIRVHQFGGGRPRARPREAQGQPEREPFGLQTLLGLLPILLFFILPLISSIFSGGSSSTPATPRMVFDTPQAPYTEGRTTPNLNIKYFVVPADVASYSKSKLSQLDRTAEINLVRHLRNECENELLYKRQLRENAMGWFYQDPEKMAVADAYKMPSCDRLEKMGVSR, encoded by the exons ATGCCAGAAGCCACAGCCTCCGGCGCCGACGCGGGCGGCACCGCTCGCCACCGCGAACACAAACAGGGCAATCAAGGCCGCACCTACACCGTCGACCAAAAGGCCGCCGTCCTTCGCATCCGGAAATGCAACGCCACCGCTTTTTACGATATCCTGGGCCTCGAGACCGTCCGCTCCACGTGCACCGACTCGGACATCAAGAAGGCGTACAGGAAACAGTCGCTGTTGACGCACCCCGACAAGAATGGCCACGAGCACGCCGATGAGGCCTTCAAGATGGTCAGCCGCGCGTTTGGCATCCTCGgcgacaaggagaagagggagaagttTGACAAATACGGCACTGATCCGGACAGCCGGTTTGAGAGCGCCCGCGCACAGAACCCGTTCTCGGGCTTCGGATCACGgcaggctgcggcggcgggagGCGGTGGTTGGGACGATGAAATGAGCCCAGAGGAAATGTTTGCGCGGTTCtttggcggaggaggcggtccctttggtggtggtggcggcccGTTTGgtggaggctttggag GTCCTCAGTTCGTCTTTaactttggcggcggccCAGGCATTCGAGTACACCagtttggcggcggcaggccCCGAGCAAGACCGCGAGAGGCTCAGGGACAGCCTGAACGAGAACCGTTTGGTCTCCAGACTCTGCTCGGCCTACTCCCTATCCTACTATTCTTCATCCTACCActcatctcatccatcttctccgGTGGCTCCTCATCTACACCCGCCACTCCGCGCATGGTCTTCGACACCCCACAGGCCCCCTACACCGAAGGCCGGACAACACCAAATCTCAACATCAAGTATTTTGTCGTACCCGCTGATGTGGCCTCGTATAGCAAGTCAAAACTGAGTCAGCTTGATCGTACGGCCGAGATCAATCTTGTGCGACATCTACGGAATGAGTGCGAGAATGAACTTTTGTACAAGAGACAGTTGAGGGAGAATGCCATGGGATGGTTCTACCAGGATCCAGAGAAGATGGCCGTTGCCGATGCGTACAAGATGCCATCGTGCGATAGGTTAGAGAAGATGGGCGTGAGCCGATAA
- a CDS encoding uncharacterized protein (BUSCO:EOG092D2570), giving the protein MPEFAEADTIRILIATDNHVGYEERDAIRKDDSWRTFDEIMTLARTEDVDMVLLAGDLFHDNKPSRKSLYQVMRTLRKNCLGMKPCPLEFLSDAADVFEGAFPHVNYEDPDINISIPVFSIHGNHDDPSGEGNYCSLDLLQAAGLLNYYGRVAEADNIQAKPILLQKGETKLALYGLSNVRDERMFRTFRDHKVKWFRPGMQTGEWFNLLAVHQNHHAHTATSHLPENVLPDWLDLIVWGHEHECLIDPTKNPETGFHVMQPGSSVATSLVPGEAVQKHVAVLSVNNKTFKVDKFPLRTVRPFITREIILSQDKRFRGLDTKKDNRTDITKRLMEVVEEMITEANADWEAIQTDDEALEDRPLPLIRLKVENTAPEGGQFDCENPQRLSNRFIGRVANTNDVVYYYRKKKAPSKNTQANTAEALESLEDDSAETMKVENLVNQFLSVQSLKVLPQGPFSEAVNQFVAKDDKQAMELFVSEHLSGQVRQMLGLESDDEDLNNAMETYKKRVEQRMATAGSLGRMAQSERKRTLKPKPDGWDSEFDGSWENEPGAWAYEDDTPSNLEASSSSRRPQPKDDEMLDLDDEEPPAAKPKRARATKATPAKKAAAAKKPPARRGRKPFEDSEEEEPPEEDVVMDSEEAEEELPAKPARATRRGQNTKSTAAASKPAAAKKTRGAAAAKSRQTKLNFSQGATQDKAVEISDDEISDDDAFEPAPVASRTRRR; this is encoded by the exons ATGCCCGAGTTTGCTG AGGCAGACACGATCCGCATCCTGATTGCGACGGACAACCATGTGGGATATGAGGAGCGAGATGCGATCCGCAAAGACGACAGCTGGCGGACGTTTGACGAGATCATGACTCTGGCCCGCACAGAGGAC GTCGACATGGTGCTGCTTGCCGGCGACCTATTCCACGACAACAAGCCCTCTCGAAAATCCCTCTACCAAGTCATGCGCACGCTCCGCAAGAACTGCCTCGGGATGAAGCCATGCCCACTCGAGTTCCTCTCTGACGCCGCCGATGTCTTTGAGGGAGCCTTTCCCCACGTCAACTACGAAGATCCCGACATCAACATCTCGATCCCTGTCTTTTCTATCCATGGCAATCACGACGATCCGTCTGGCGAAGGAAACTACTGTTCATTGGATCTGCTACAGGCAGCAGGCCTGCTGAACTACTATGGGAGGGTCGCCGAGGCGGATAATATCCAGGCGAAGCCGATTCTACTACAAAAGGGCGAGACAAAGCTTGCGCTGTATGGTCTAAGCAATGTACGAGACGAGCGCATGTTTAGAACGTTTCGAGACCACAAGGTCAAGTGGTTTCGCCCTGGTATGCAGACTGGCGAGTGGTTTAACCTGCTCGCTGTCCATCAGAACCACCATGCCCATACAGCGACGTCACATCTACCGGAAAACGTGCTTCCAGACTGGCTTGATTTAATTGTCTGGGGACATGAGCACGAGTGCCTGATCGATCCCACCAAGAATCCAGAGACTGGCTTTCATGTGATGCAGCCCGGGTCGTCGGTAGCGACTTCATTGGTGCCGGGAGAGGCTGTCCAAAAACACGTCGCGGTGCTGAGCGTGAATAACAAGACCTTTAAAGTTGACAAGTTCCCGCTCAGAACGGTTCGGCCATTTATTACAAGGGAAATCATTCTCTCTCAGGACAAGCGCTTCCGAGGATTGGACACAAAAAAGGACAATCGAACTGACATTACGAAACGGTTAATGGAGGTGGTTGAGGAGATGATTACAGAGGCCAACGCAGACTGGGAAGCAATTCAGACAGATGACGAGGCTTTGGAAGACCGGCCTCTTCCCCTTATCCGCTTAAAAGTTGAGAATACCGCACCAGAAGGCGGCCAATTTGACTGCGAGAATCCACAGCGGCTTTCCAACCGATTCATTGGCAGAGTGGCCAACACAAATGATGTGGTGTACTATTaccgaaagaagaaggccccCA GTAAAAACACGCAGGCAAACACTGCGGAGGCTCTCGAGTCCCTCGAGGACGACTCAGCCGAGACGATGAAAGTAGAAAATCTCGTCAATCAGTTTCTCTCGGTACAATCTCTCAAAGTCCTGCCACAAGGCCCCTTTAGCGAAGCGGTCAATCAGTTCGTTGCCAAAGACGATAAGCAGGCTATGGAGCTTTTTGTATCAGAACACCTGTCCGGACAGGTCAGACAAATGCTGGGCCTCGAatctgatgatgaggaccTAAATAACGCCATGGAGACTTACAAGAAGAGGGTAGAGCAGCGGATGGCCACTGCCGGGAGCTTGGGGAGGATGGCACAAAGCGAACGAAAGAGGACATTAAAACCCAAGCCAGACGGGTGGGACTCGGAATTCGATGGTAGCTGGGAGAACGAGCCTGGTGCATGGGCGTACGAGGATGACACGCCATCCAATCTAGAAGCTAGCAGCTCATCCCGAAGACCACAgccaaaagatgatgaaatgCTAGATttagatgacgaggaacCACCGGCAGCAAAGCCGAAAAGAGCACGAGCGACAAAGGCTACGCCGGCTAAGAAGGCTGCTGCGGCTAAAAAGCCGCCCGCTCGGCGTGGCCGGAAGCCCTTTGAGGacagcgaggaggaggagccgcCTGAGGAAGACGTGGTGATGGATTCagaggaagcagaggaagagctgCCAGCTAAACCGGCGCGGGCAACTCGGCGCGGCCAAAATACGAAGAGCACAGCCGCTGCTAGCAAACCTgcggcagcaaagaagaCTAGaggcgcggcggcggccaagtCACGGCAGACGAAGCTCAATTTTTCACAGGGAGCGACGCAGGATAAGGCAGTTGAGATTAGTGACGACGAGATATCGGACGACGATGCGTTTGAGCCGGCGCCGGTAGCGAGTCGGACGAGGAGAAGGTGA
- a CDS encoding uncharacterized protein (EggNog:ENOG41) → MADPTGRTILHINFGDIIDQPLALTGATKYRFRFLDVAALAHKSTVHVLEFEDLPAEPYAVISYVWRGLPAHPDVKSPLPNIHVEGIEGADPISVDVLRLISLAAESFGCRFVWLDALCILQAHEDDKAWQIQRMYDLYRNCRTCIVAPGGLQRLVAPTEETSWMARAWTLQEAIAPPMVHCIFEWSLGNCIMQSNFPLKIEEIERGVAAVAPLNFTLLTAMKGTGFEMLDWSGKSIQKPSPDFQIRMFGDRSRSHPQMRELVDAIDMKGKTGMHTAIWRCSFMRMAKYPVDTVFSIMGIMGVTLDTTKFGHDDRLEATIALMQAILAKGEHAEWLAIATRVVPNPRLSTLPAFPQTDASRKPVLESREGMKDVADVMDTGWRLADTPKGTMSDDGYFRFSALSASVRLVQNQEQESTAFESEFGSDSAGKWEVLSPSGENASHKAVFIGRWEQYNNGAFGVMRNPRDHALMLIEEHAPGRFHNVGYTFVPEGVVRTGDWGEGGF, encoded by the coding sequence ATGGCAGATCCAACAGGGCGAACGATTCTACACATCAATTTCGGCGATATTATCGACCAGCCATTGGCCTTGACTGGAGCTACAAAATACCGGTTTCGTTTCCTGGACGTTGCCGCACTCGCCCACAAGTCAACCGTCCATGTATTGGAATTCGAAGACCTGCCCGCAGAGCCGTATGCCGTCATATCATACGTCTGGCGTGGCCTCCCCGCCCACCCCGATGTGAAGTCTCCGCTGCCGAATATCCACGTTGAAGGCATCGAGGGCGCTGATCCGATCTCCGTGGACGTGCTGAGGCTCATTTCGCTGGCGGCGGAGAGTTTCGGATGCAGGTTCGTCTGGCTGGATGCGCTGTGCATTCTGCAGGCGCATGAGGACGATAAGGCGTGGCAGATTCAGCGCATGTATGATTTATATCGGAACTGCAGGACGTGCATCGTTGCGCCGGGCGGGCTGCAGCGGCTTGTGGCTCCTACTGAGGAGACGAGCTGGATGGCGAGGGCGTGGACGCTTCAGGAGGCGATTGCGCCGCCTATGGTGCACTGCATATTCGAATGGAGTCTTGGGAATTGCATCATGCAGTCGAATTTCCCGCTGAAGattgaggagattgaaagGGGGGTTGCAGCGGTTGCGCCTCTTAACTTTACGTTGTTGACGGCTATGAAGGGGACGGGGTTTGAGATGCTTGATTGGTCGGGCAAGTCGATTCAAAAGCCCTCTCCTGACTTTCAGATTAGGATGTTTGGCGATAGGTCGCGGAGCCATCCGCAGATGAGGGAGCTGGTTGATGCTATTGACATGAAGGGCAAGACGGGCATGCACACGGCCATCTGGAGATGTTCGTTTATGCGCATGGCCAAGTATCCGGTGGATACGGTATTTAGCATCATGGGCATCATGGGAGTGACGCTGGATACGACAAAGTTTGGCCATGACGATCGGCTGGAGGCGACGATTGCTTTGATGCAGGCCATTTTGGCGAAGGGAGAGCATGCTGAATGGCTGGCCATTGCGACGAGGGTGGTGCCGAATCCGAGGTTGTCGACTTTGCCGGCTTTTCCTCAGACGGATGCCTCTAGGAAGCCTGTCTTGGAGTCGAGAGAGGGAATGAAGGATGTTGCGGATGTTATGGATACGGGGTGGAGGCTTGCGGATACGCCAAAGGGGACGATGAGCGATGATGGGTATTTCCGATTCAGTGCGTTGTCGGCGTCTGTGAGACTTGTTCAGAATCAAGAGCAAGAGTCTACTGCTTTTGAGAGCGAATTTGGCTCTGATTCTGCAGGGAAGTGGGAGGTGTTGTCGCCGAGCGGCGAGAATGCATCGCACAAGGCTGTTTTCATCGGTCGCTGGGAGCAGTATAACAATGGGGCGTTTGGGGTGATGAGGAATCCGAGAGATCATGCTTTGATGTTGATTGAGGAGCATGCGCCGGGGAGGTTTCATAATGTGGGATATACGTTTGTGCCGGAGGGGGTTGTGAGGACGGGGGattggggggaggggggtttTTGA